In Humulus lupulus chromosome 7, drHumLupu1.1, whole genome shotgun sequence, the following are encoded in one genomic region:
- the LOC133788625 gene encoding uncharacterized mitochondrial protein AtMg00810-like codes for MSLPPGFEDHHGVGKVCKLRKSLYGLKQSPRAWFERFGKVLKCYGYTQSQADHTMFYKHSEEGTVAVLIVYVDDIVLTGDDSSELEKLKRRLGEEFEIKDLGNLNYFLGKEFARSREGIFVSQRKYVLDLLNETGMMGCKPAETPSEPNVKLQPVDLKNVKDQELYQRLVGRLIYLSHTRPDIAFSVSMVSQFMHSPGSKHFDAVHRILRYLKGTPGKGLLFKPQGHLEIEAYTDADWAGSIVDRRSTSGYCSFVGGNLVTWRSKKQTVVARSNVEAEFRVVAHGICEMIWIKRLLEELKSSQSTPMKLYYDNKAAIAIAHNPVLHDHTKHVEVDKHFIKEKIGSGQVCMPYVPTEQQVADIFTKGLCKTQFDFLTGKLAMENIFSPT; via the coding sequence ATGAGTCTTCCACCTGGATTCGAAGATCACCATGGAGTAGGAAAAGTGTGCAAGCTGAGAAAGTCTTTATATGGACTCAAGCAATCTCCTAGAGCCTGGTTTGAACGTTTTGGAAAGGTGTTAAAGTGTTATGGGTATACTCAGAGTCAAGCAGATCACACAATGTTCTACAAACATTCAGAAGAAGGTACAGTGGCTGTTCTAAttgtatatgtggatgatattgtgCTCACTGGGGATGATTCTAGTGAACTCGAAAAGTTGAAAAGAAGACTCGGTGAAGAGTTTGAAATCAAGGACTTGGGTAATTTGAACTACTTTCTTGGAAAGGAGTTTGCAAGGTCCAGAGAAGGTATTTTTGTTAGCCAGCGTAAGTATGTACTGGATCTTCTCAATGAGACAGGTATGATGGGTTGCAAACCTGCTGAAACACCTAGTGAACCTAATGTTAAACTTCAACCTGTAGATTTGAAGAATGTGAAGGACCAGGAGTTGTATCAAAGATTAGTAGGGAGACTAATTTATTTGTCCCATACACGGCCAGACATAGCTTTCTCTGTGAGCATGGTAAGTCAGTTTATGCATTCACCTGGTTCAAAGCATTTCGATGCTGTTCACAGAATTCTAAGGTATCTTAAGGGAACGCCTGGGAAAGGTCTCTTGTTCAAACCACAAGGACACCTAGAAATTGAAGCTTATACCGATGCAGATTGGGCTGGAAGTATAGTAGATAGAAGATCTACATCAGGTTATTGCTCATTTGTTGGTGGGAATCTAGTTACTTGGCGAAGCAAGAAACAAACTGTGGTAGCTAGAAGCAATGTTGAAGCTGAATTCAGGGTTGTTGCTCATGGTATCTGTGAAATGATTTGGATAAAAAGATTGCTTGAAGAACTGAAGTCATCACAGTCAACTCCCATGAAGTTGTACTATGACAACAAGGCAGCAATTGCAATTGCCCATAATCCAGTACTTCATGATCACACAAAGCACGTTGAGGTAGACAAGCACTTTATTAAGGAGAAAATTGGCAGTGGTCAAGTTTGTATGCCTTATGTCCCTACTGAACAACAAGTGGCAGATATCTTTACAAAAGGATTATGTAAAACACAGTTTGATTTTCTAACTGGCAAGCTGGCTATGGAGAATATTTTTAGTCCAACTTGA